A DNA window from Calliphora vicina chromosome 1, idCalVici1.1, whole genome shotgun sequence contains the following coding sequences:
- the LOC135956136 gene encoding uncharacterized protein LOC135956136 produces MGLLETTVPIRRVTTPIAPVFPENTTLPNFEPTEEGSFYILIPLGVLLGIIILSLLVYLMASHRRRLVHMYCKKRQGRRFLYDDNEYDSPLEQDPDAVEEEEDEVDNEDNPTKSLLRGKLQINNRYENYLSTSHLNRSSELFT; encoded by the exons atgggttTATTAGAAACAACAGTACCTATACGAAGGGTGACAACGCCAATTGCTCCCGTATTTCCAGAAAATACAACATTGCCAAACTTTGAACCCACAGAAGAGGGAAGTTTTTACATACTAATACCACTGGGTGTGCTATTGGGCATTATAATATTATCATTACTG GTTTATCTAATGGCCAGTCATAGAAGACGTTTGGTACACATGTATTGTAAGAAGCGTCAGGGCAGACGTTTCCTATACGATGACAACGAATATGATTCCCCGTTAGAACAAGATCCAGATGCTGTAGAAGAAGAGGAAGATGAAGTAGACAATGAAGATAATCCAACGAAAAGTTTACTAAGAGgaaaattgcaaattaataat CGATATGAAAACTATTTAAGTACTTCGCATCTCAACAGATCTTCCGAATTATTTACTTAA
- the LOC135956168 gene encoding oocyte zinc finger protein XlCOF7.1 isoform X2 produces MSATSFVMPNDLSDLCRVCLQLPEESQYLDLATIYDEEDNLTYGECFTICTHIDLNAGEGVPHHLCKSCGLELQMSYDFHKKIEESKRVIEQCQKQIYEQKANVVGAVASIEQPNNVNSDALEEMDIVQLINNKYEISDDEDELAETSQELEEMCGMQHENEQHFEREPHEDEETDEMDIINRICQIEANTQLEVPPDKDFNTSLKPLNDHDIEGDEDEMEDYQNLEALEDEVTETIQINVTKYNIIECGENDEYAEDDNEGVEEDEEYYTHEPNEDDMEEQLRWQNNVVAVASKEHLPINIEDDEETEEEAEEETIYKTAVFKKNENQIILEESLQDENVEQEEDNENDSNTEASKKTSSADKNSNNNNTSRKRHVGSYSCDYCQRVYPNYSRMKTHRRCHETDRPKFSCSHCGRMYATKQARDCHIQTAHEKSGYNCSICSKVFAIRKSLEIHVRYHTGDFPYACKLCDRKFAQACHLNTHVNVKHNKIRFSCDYPGCGKFFTSSTSLRNHEFTHGIMPFECEYCQQGFPAKAKLRIHIQRKHGMDLSKDQLENMRKFHVMRSKVNLVQFVDT; encoded by the exons ATGTCTGCAACTTCTTTTGTGATGCCCAATGACTTGTCAGACTTGTGTCGCGTGTGTTTACAATTGCCAGAGGAGTCTCAGTATTTGGACTTGGCCACCATTTACGACGAGGAAGACAATCTAACATATGGCGAATGTTTTACTATTTGCACCCACATAGATTTAAATGCCGGTGAGGGTGTACCACATCATTTGTGCAAATCTTGTGGCTTAGAATTGCAAATGTCCtatgattttcataaaaaaatcgaagaatcCAAGAGGGTGATAGAACAATGTCAAAAGCAAATATATGAACAAAAAGCAAATGTTGTGGGTGCCGTGGCCAGTATAGAACAGCCAAACAATGTGAATTCTGATGCGTTAGAAGAAATGGACATTGTGcaactaataaataataaatatgaaataagtgATGATGAGGATGAGTTGGCTGAAACATCACAAGAATTGGAAGAAATGTGCGGTATGCAACATGAAAATGAACAACATTTTGAGAGAGAGCCCCATGAGGACGAAGAGACTGATGAAATGGATATTATAAATAGAATTTGTCAAATAGAAGCCAACACACAACTAGAAGTACCCCCAGATAAAGATTTTAACACAAGTCTGAAGCCCTTGAATGATCATGATATTGAGGGTGATGAGGATGAAATGGAAGACTATCAGAATTTGGAAGCTTTGGAGGATGAAG TAACGGAAACAATACAAATAAACGtaacaaaatacaatattattgAATGTGGCGAAAATGATGAATATGCTGAAGATGATAATGAGGGGGTGGAGGAGGACGAGGAATATTATACACATGAACCAAATGAGGATGATATGGAGGAACAGTTAAGATGGCAAAATAATGTGGTAGCTGTAGCCAGTAAAGAACATTTACCCATTAACATTGAAGATGACGAAGAGACGGAGGAGGAGGCAGAGGAAGAGACGATATATAAAACAgctgtgtttaaaaaaaatgaaaatcaaataatactagAAGAAAGTTTACAGGATGAAAATGTTGAGCAGGAAGAAGACAATGAAAACGATTCAAATACCGAAGCTTCTAAGAAAACCTCTAGCGCCGACAAGaatagcaataataataatacatccCGTAAACGTCATGTGGGCTCTTACAGTTGTGACTATTGCCAACGAGTTTATCCCAACTATTCGCGCATGAAAACCCATCGTCGTTGTCATGAGACGGATCGACCGAAATTCTCCTGCTCCCATTGTGGTCGCATGTATGCCACCAAACAGGCACGCGACTGTCATATACAAACGGCCCACGAGAAATCCGGCTACAACTGCAGCATTTGTAGTAAAGTTTTTGCCATacgcaaaagtctagaaatacATGTACGCTATCATACGGGTGATTTTCCTTACGCTTGCAAGTTATGTGATCGGAAATTTGCTCAAGCCTGCCATTTGAATACACACGTTAATGTGAAGCACAATAAAATACGCTTTTCCTGTGATTATCCAGGTTGTGGCAAGTTTTTCACCTCCTCCACCTCGCTGCGCAATCATGAATTTACCCATGGCATTATGCCATTCGAATGTGAATATTGCCAGCAAGGCTTTCCCGCTAAAGCAAA ATTAAGAATACACATACAACGTAAGCATGGCATGGACTTGAGCAAAGAtcaattggaaaatatgcgtAAATTTCATGTTATGCGTTCAAAAGTTAATTTAGTGCAATTTGTGGACACGTAg
- the LOC135956104 gene encoding S-adenosylmethionine mitochondrial carrier protein homolog has product MESELVSGIVNPTVAPVTPDTHTHSFINALVAGGVAGMVVDIALFPIDTVKTRLQSERGFWRSGGFKGVYKGLAPAAAGSAPTAALFFCAYENFKTLFSNVAGCTKNSPYIHMISASSAEVLACLIRVPVEIAKQRRQTLGNKSQQGALQILWTAYKTEGLRKGVYRGFGSTIMREIPFSFIQFPLWEFFKLQWTPMTGLDSTPLSVALCGAVAGGISAGLTTPLDVVKTRIMLAEQNSTIRKLPIPKVLSSIYRERGVKGLFAGFVPRVMWITLGGAFFFGFYDLTCRLLGAESNGTTNT; this is encoded by the exons CCGAATTAGTATCAGGCATTGTTAACCCTACCGTAGCACCGGTGACCCCAGATACCCATACACATAGTTTTATCAATGCATTAGTG gcTGGTGGAGTTGCTGGCATGGTAGTGGATATAGCTTTATTTCCTATAGACACTGTTAAAACACGGCTACAAAGTGAACGTGGCTTTTGGCGTTCTGGTGGTTTTAAAGGCGTTTATAAAGGTTTAGCACCAGCTGCAGCCGGCAGTGCACCCACAGCAGCCTTATTTTTCTGTGCCTATGAGAATTTCAAAACACTGTTCAGTAATGTAGCAGGATGTACGAAAAACTCACCATATATACACATGATTTCGGCCTCAAGTGCTGAAGTA ctGGCTTGTTTAATACGAGTTCCCGTAGAAATAGCCAAACAACGTAGACAAACTCTGGGAAATAAATCCCAGCAGGGAGCTTTACAGATCCTATGGACTGCTTATAAAACAGAAGGCCTAAGAAAAGGTGTTTATCGAGGTTTTGGTTCGACCATAATGCGCGAGATACCATTTAGCTTCATACAGTTTCCATTATGGGAATTCTTTAAATTACAATGGACCCCTATGACCGGTCTAGATTCAACACCCTTATCAGTGGCATTATGTGGAGCAGTTGCTGGTGGCATTTCAGCTGGCCTAACCACACCTTTAGATGTGGTCAAGACAAGAATTATGTTGGCCGAACAGAATAGTACTATACGTAAATTACCCATACCAAAAGTATTGTCTTCTATATATCGCGAACGAGGAGTTAAAGG ATTATTTGCCGGATTTGTGCCCAGAGTTATGTGGATAACCTTGGGTGGTGCATTTTTCTttggcttttatgatttaacaTGCCGGCTTTTGGGTGCTGAGAGCAATGGAACAACAAATACGTAG